A window of the Hordeum vulgare subsp. vulgare chromosome 5H, MorexV3_pseudomolecules_assembly, whole genome shotgun sequence genome harbors these coding sequences:
- the LOC123400023 gene encoding protein LEAD-SENSITIVE 1-like, with product MGLLSNRVERSEIRPGDHIYTWRAVYAYSHHGIYVGGSKVVHFTRKKEVESSDSSNSISGLISRASSECPTFPDCGFQLDDSGVVLTCLDCFLGNGSLYCFEYGVPPAIFLAKFRGGTCTIAQSDPSEAVVRRAMHLLQNGFGNYDIFEKNCEDFALYCKTGLVPVDEPGIGVSGQASSAIGVPLAALLSTPFKIFAAGPLGMATVTAGMYCAGRYITDIGVRKDVAKVEVENLPSHLGFRRVEDAESVNRSSDKVTKLLPLKRKRER from the exons atggggcTGCTGTCGAACCGGGTGGAGCGGTCGGAGATCAGGCCCGGCGACCACATCTACACCTGGAGGGCCGTCTACGCCTACTCCCACCACG GTATTTATGTTGGAGGAAGCAAAGTGGTCCATTTTACACGAAAgaaggaagttgaatcttcagatTCATCAAACTCCATCTCTGGCCTGATCTCACGGGCTTCATCAGAGTGCCCAACATTCCCAGACTGTGGTTTTCAGCTGGACGATAGTGGTGTCGTACTCACCTGCTTGGATTGCTTCCTTGGCAATGGCTCCCTCTACTGCTTTGAGTATGGAGTGCCACCAGCAATTTTCCTTGCAAAATTTCGTGGGGGAACCTGCACCATTGCCCAATCCGACCCATCAGAGGCTGTGGTTCGGAGAGCTATGCACTTGCTTCAAAATGGGTTTGGCAACTACGACATATTCGAGAAGAATTGCGAGGACTTTGCACTCTACTGCAAGACTGGACTTGTACCTGTGGATGAACCAGGCATTGGGGTGAGCGGGCAAGCATCTTCCGCCATTGGCGTGCCACTGGCAGCTCTTCTGTCCACCCCATTCAAGATTTTCGCTGCCGGTCCGCTGGGAATGGCCACCGTCACAGCCGGGATGTACTGTGCCGGTAGATACATCACCGACATAGGAGTAAGAAAGGATGTGGCCAAAGTGGAGGTGGAAAACCTGCCATCGCACCTCGGTTTCCGCCGTGTGGAAGATGCGGAATCGGTGAACAGAAGCTCAGACAAGGTGACGAAGCTGCTCCCGTTGAAGAGAAAGCGTGAGAGGTGA
- the LOC123400021 gene encoding UDP-glucose 4-epimerase 3-like, which produces MAIGGVGAGGGAGSVEGQQGRSVLVTGGAGFIGTHTVLRLLEKGYAVTAVDNFHNSVPEALDRVRHIVGPALSARLQFIFGDLTIKDDLEKVFAAKRYDAVIHFAGLKAVAESVAHPEMYNRNNIVGTVNLYDVMKKHGCNKLVFSSSATVYGQPEKVPCVEDSPLKALNPYGRTKLYLEEMLRDYQHANPEWRTILLRYFNPIGAHQSGDIGEDPKGVPNNLLPYIQQVAVGRRPELNVYGHDYRTRDGTAVRDYIHVVDLADGHIAALEKLFATPDIGCVAYNLGTGRGTTVLEMVSAFEKAYGKKIPVKMCPRRPGDSEQVYASTAKAEQELGWRAKYGIEEMCRDQWNWARKNPYGYCGDAAENKD; this is translated from the exons ATGGCGATCGGCGGCGTTGGCGCTGGGGGCGGGGCCGGGAGCGTGGAGGGGCAGCAGGGCAGGAGCGTGCTGGTGACGGGCGGCGCGGGCTTCATCGGCACGCACACGGTGCTGCGGCTGCTGGAGAAGGGCTACGCCGTCACCGCCGTTGACAACTTCCACAACTCCGTCCCCGAGGCGCTCGACCGCGTCCGCCACATCGTCGGCCCCGCCCTCTCCGCCCGCCTCCAATTCATCTTC GGCGATCTGACCATCAAGGATGACCTGGAGAAGGTGTTCGCCGCCAAGAG GTACGACGCCGTGATACACTTCGCCGGGCTGAAGGCGGTGGCGGAGAGCGTGGCGCACCCGGAGATGTACAACCGCAACAACATCGTCGGCACCGTCAACCTCTACGACGTCATGAAGAAGCACGGGTGCAACAAG TTGGTGTTCTCGTCGTCGGCGACCGTGTACGGCCAGCCGGAGAAGGTGCCCTGCGTCGAGGACTCCCCGCTCAAGGCCCTCAACCCCTACGGCAGGACCAAG CTGTACCTGGAGGAGATGCTGCGCGACTACCAGCACGCGAACCCGGAGTGGAGGACGATCCTGCTGCGCTACTTCAACCCCATCGGCGCCCACCAGAGCGGTGACATCGGGGAGGACCCCAAGGGCGTGCCCAACAACCTGCTCCCCTACATCCAGCAGGTGGCCGTCGGCCGCCGCCCCGAGCTCAACGTCTACGGCCACGACTACCGCACCCGCGACGGCACCGCCGTCAGGGACTACATCCACGTCGTCGACCTCGCCGACGGCCACATCGCCGCGCTCGAGAAGCTCTTCGCCACCCCTGACATCG GCTGCGTGGCGTACAACCTGGGGACGGGCCGCGGGACGACAGTGCTGGAGATGGTGAGCGCGTTCGAGAAGGCATACGGCAAG AAAATCCCGGTGAAGATGTGCCCCAGGAGGCCAGGCGATTCGGAGCAGGTGTACGCGTCCACCGCCAAGGCCGAGCAGGAGCTCGGCTGGAG GGCCAAGTACGGGATCGAGGAGATGTGCAGGGACCAGTGGAACTGGGCCAGGAAGAACCCGTATGGCTACTGTGGCGACGCCGCTGAAAACAAAGACTGA